A portion of the Gigantopelta aegis isolate Gae_Host chromosome 10, Gae_host_genome, whole genome shotgun sequence genome contains these proteins:
- the LOC121384689 gene encoding neuropeptide Y receptor type 5-like yields the protein MENWTSVLEALDLDAYDLPNNFSMDDLLKAAVQYDDAGHWFDSSAELFLILSFSIVIVFGITGNIAVVAVICRNGNLKSSRNLYILNLSVSEILACIFCMPFLLIRMTLKNWSLGTVLCKMVPTLQATYVFVSTLTIVSISMNRYKSIVCSITNNQHKHRTNIIIPMIWIISLIMSVPACLTHQIEHVPGVSGNIMYSICIEHWSNDTLLRIYTVTLLVIQYISPALAIVVLHVLICRFLGTRIDSQQTSFHEVNRAKRNMVRHKKNMLLLTSIAALFMITWLPLTLINILADMDQGIFQGTDFRLLHSVGVLIALCSVCINPVVYGWFNTNFRRELSTWKIFKPFKPLASCKIFKYDAREDPMQESKYDTDYASMCRTTRVTQM from the coding sequence ATGGAAAACTGGACAAGTGTTTTGGAAGCCCTCGACTTGGATGCTTACGATTTGCCAAACAATTTTTCCATGGATGATTTACTGAAGGCTGCAGTGCAGTATGATGACGCTGGACACTGGTTTGACTCCAGCGCTGAACTCTTTCTCATCCTCTCCTTCAGTATCGTCATCGTGTTCGGGATTACTGGAAACATAGCCGTCGTTGCCGTAATATGCAGAAACGGCAATTTAAAGTCATCACGGAACCTCTACATCTTGAATTTATCCGTCTCCGAGATCTTGGCTTGCATATTTTGCATGCCCTTTCTGTTGATCCGGATGACTCTGAAGAACTGGAGTCTAGGGACTGTGTTGTGCAAGATGGTCCCCACTCTTCAGGCGACCTATGTGTTTGTGTCTACTCTGACCATTGTTTCTATTTCCATGAATCGCTACAAATCCATAGTGTGTTCCATCACGAATAACCAACACAAGCACAGGACTAACATAATTATTCCTATGATTTGGATCATCTCCCTTATAATGTCTGTTCCCGCTTGCCTTACCCACCAGATCGAACACGTCCCGGGGGTGTCTGGGAACATTATGTATTCGATCTGCATTGAACACTGGAGTAACGATACGCTGCTGAGGATCTACACGGTGACCTTGCTGGTCATCCAGTACATATCCCCGGCTTTGGCCATCGTCGTCCTGCATGTGCTCATCTGCAGGTTCCTGGGCACGCGGATCGACTCCCAGCAGACGTCTTTCCACGAAGTTAACCGTGCGAAACGAAACATGGTCAGACACAAGAAGAACATGTTGCTGCTGACGAGCATCGCAGCTCTGTTTATGATAACCTGGCTGCCTCTGACACTCATAAATATCTTAGCAGACATGGATCAAGGAATCTTTCAGGGAACCGATTTCCGTCTCCTGCACTCTGTGGGCGTGTTGATAGCCCTGTGTTCCGTGTGCATCAACCCAGTGGTGTACGGATGGTTCAACACGAACTTCAGACGCGAGCTGAGCACGTGGAAGATATTCAAGCCGTTCAAACCGTTAGCCTCGTGCAAAATATTCAAGTATGACGCGAGAGAGGACCCAATGCAGGAGTCCAAGTATGACACCGACTATGCCAGTATGTGTCGAACGACGCGGGTGACGCAGATGTGA